A genome region from Neptunomonas japonica JAMM 1380 includes the following:
- a CDS encoding YgdI/YgdR family lipoprotein yields MIKRILLSASLGFALLMTGCASPQKMAFNDESEVVEKKQIQYF; encoded by the coding sequence GTGATAAAACGTATTTTATTGAGTGCTTCACTTGGGTTCGCTTTATTGATGACGGGCTGTGCCTCACCGCAAAAGATGGCATTTAATGATGAATCAGAGGTTGTTGAAAAAAAACAAATCCAGTATTTTTAA
- a CDS encoding MTH1187 family thiamine-binding protein, which yields MYVLMDIMVSPGGVGTSVSPYIAMCQKIFEDAGLTHTMHGYGTNVEGEWEDVMAAVKRCHEVLHEKGAVRITSHMKLGTRIDKDQTMADKVTSVQEKMIAK from the coding sequence ATGTACGTATTGATGGATATTATGGTTTCACCTGGCGGCGTAGGTACTTCAGTATCACCTTATATAGCTATGTGCCAAAAGATTTTTGAAGATGCTGGCTTAACGCATACCATGCATGGCTACGGCACTAACGTAGAAGGTGAGTGGGAAGATGTCATGGCAGCAGTCAAGCGTTGCCACGAAGTGCTTCATGAGAAGGGCGCGGTTCGTATTACCAGCCATATGAAATTAGGCACACGCATAGATAAAGATCAGACCATGGCTGATAAAGTCACCAGCGTACAAGAAAAAATGATTGCTAAATAA
- a CDS encoding NAD(P)/FAD-dependent oxidoreductase, protein MIRLTNIQLPLDHDDQAIANAVVARLSIKAADLVSYHVHRRGYDARKKANIVLIYTLDVETKNNKALLEKFADEQLIKATPDMSYKFVAQAPVDLQERPVVIGFGPCGLLTGLVLAQMGYKPIILDRGKEVRERTKDTFGFWRKKILNTESNVQFGEGGAGTFSDGKLYSQVKDPHHYGRKVLTEFVEAGAPDEIMFVSKPHIGTFRLVSMVEKMRAKIIELGGEIRFSARVDDVQIEAGQITGVALADGEVIKSKHIALAIGHSARDTFEMLYDKNVYIEAKPFSVGFRIEHQQSLIDEARFGANAGNEILGAADYKLVHHCKGGRSVYSFCMCPGGTVVAATSEEHRVVTNGMSQYSRAERNANSAIVVGIDPTDYPGGPLAGIDFQRELESNAYLLGGENYDAPAQKVGDFLKGVSSETIGSVEPSFKPGIKLTDLSKALPDFCIEAIREAIPAFNRKINGFALEDALLTGVETRTSAPICIKRGKDFQSINTQGLFPAGEGAGYAGGIMSAAIDGIKVAEAMALSINHSNK, encoded by the coding sequence ATGATACGCCTTACGAATATCCAATTACCGCTAGATCATGATGATCAGGCTATTGCCAATGCCGTTGTAGCTCGCTTATCTATTAAGGCTGCTGATCTTGTTAGCTACCACGTACATCGGCGCGGATATGATGCCCGAAAAAAAGCTAACATCGTTCTTATCTATACATTGGATGTTGAGACAAAAAATAATAAAGCGCTTCTCGAAAAGTTTGCAGATGAGCAGCTCATTAAAGCTACTCCTGATATGAGCTATAAATTTGTGGCACAAGCGCCTGTAGATTTACAGGAACGCCCTGTTGTTATTGGTTTTGGCCCTTGCGGCTTGTTAACGGGACTCGTCTTGGCACAAATGGGCTATAAGCCGATTATCCTTGATCGGGGTAAAGAAGTGCGTGAGCGTACTAAAGATACGTTTGGTTTCTGGCGTAAAAAAATATTAAATACTGAGTCTAACGTGCAGTTTGGTGAAGGCGGAGCAGGTACATTCTCCGATGGTAAGTTGTATAGCCAAGTGAAAGATCCGCACCACTATGGTCGTAAAGTACTTACCGAGTTTGTCGAAGCGGGCGCGCCCGATGAAATTATGTTTGTGAGCAAGCCGCATATTGGTACATTCCGTTTGGTATCGATGGTAGAAAAGATGCGTGCGAAAATCATAGAGCTGGGCGGTGAAATTCGCTTTAGTGCGCGCGTAGATGATGTACAAATAGAAGCAGGGCAAATTACCGGTGTTGCTTTGGCAGATGGCGAAGTGATCAAGTCTAAGCATATCGCTTTAGCGATTGGCCATAGTGCTCGTGATACCTTCGAGATGCTTTACGATAAAAACGTATACATCGAAGCGAAACCCTTTTCTGTTGGTTTTAGAATCGAACATCAACAATCACTGATTGATGAAGCGCGCTTTGGTGCAAATGCGGGTAACGAAATCCTAGGTGCTGCTGACTACAAGCTCGTTCATCACTGTAAAGGTGGCCGTTCTGTTTACAGCTTCTGTATGTGTCCGGGAGGCACCGTAGTCGCTGCAACGTCTGAAGAGCACCGTGTCGTTACTAATGGCATGAGCCAATATTCACGAGCAGAGCGTAACGCCAATAGTGCAATTGTCGTAGGCATTGATCCAACAGATTACCCGGGTGGCCCATTGGCTGGCATTGATTTTCAGCGAGAACTCGAAAGCAATGCTTACCTGTTAGGGGGCGAAAACTACGATGCACCTGCGCAAAAGGTGGGTGACTTCTTAAAAGGAGTCTCCTCCGAGACTATCGGTAGTGTAGAGCCATCATTTAAACCGGGCATTAAACTTACGGATCTTTCTAAAGCGCTGCCCGATTTCTGTATTGAGGCTATTAGGGAAGCGATACCTGCTTTTAACAGAAAGATTAATGGCTTTGCTTTAGAAGATGCACTGCTCACAGGTGTTGAAACTAGAACCTCGGCGCCTATCTGTATAAAACGTGGTAAAGACTTCCAAAGCATTAATACTCAAGGCTTGTTCCCGGCAGGTGAAGGTGCGGGTTACGCGGGTGGAATTATGTCGGCAGCGATTGATGGTATCAAGGTTGCTGAAGCGATGGCATTGAGTATTAATCACAGTAACAAGTAG
- a CDS encoding pseudouridine synthase translates to MQSKRGRLDRFLSSHLNMKRKDVRLFLAQKRVSVDGVIALNIDLSVDEFSHIVLDNDRVLQANKPVYIMMHKPIGVVSATKDDKHRTVIDLLDRPDKATLHIVGRLDLNTSGLLLLTNDGRWSRQLTSPENKVTKSYKVTLKNSLREEYIKAFAQGMYFSYEDITTEPAVLEIVSEYVAHVDLTEGRYHQIKRMFGRFRNPVLQLHRMSIGNLSLDSALLPGENRNLTPHELECIYR, encoded by the coding sequence ATGCAGTCAAAGCGCGGTCGCTTGGATCGCTTTCTAAGTAGTCATTTAAATATGAAGCGTAAAGATGTCAGGCTTTTTCTGGCTCAAAAACGTGTAAGTGTCGATGGTGTGATTGCTCTGAATATTGACTTGTCTGTTGATGAGTTTTCTCATATTGTTTTGGATAATGATCGGGTATTACAGGCGAATAAACCTGTTTATATTATGATGCATAAACCCATTGGTGTAGTAAGTGCAACTAAGGATGATAAGCATCGTACAGTGATTGATCTGCTAGATAGACCAGATAAGGCAACACTGCACATAGTAGGGCGCTTAGATTTGAATACATCGGGTCTACTTTTATTAACCAATGATGGTCGTTGGTCTCGCCAACTCACATCGCCTGAAAACAAGGTAACAAAGTCGTATAAAGTTACTTTGAAAAATAGCCTTAGAGAAGAATATATAAAGGCCTTTGCACAGGGCATGTATTTTTCCTATGAAGACATTACTACGGAACCAGCAGTGCTTGAAATTGTCTCTGAGTATGTTGCACATGTGGACCTGACGGAAGGGCGTTATCACCAGATAAAACGGATGTTTGGCCGGTTTCGTAATCCTGTACTGCAACTGCACCGTATGTCTATTGGGAATCTATCTCTTGATTCAGCGTTGTTGCCTGGTGAGAATCGTAACTTAACGCCTCATGAGCTTGAGTGTATTTATCGTTAA
- a CDS encoding PEP-CTERM sorting domain-containing protein: MLRLAGSLFAVLLSFSAQAGLIEIDGFNVGSEQMIALSGTDTYVVETNAVRTLSAELLAFSNPVQSSVEVSFGFLTISNGSAEDSEVRVSWGFDADLLPVGSSHYEFLIKVIESDGNATDLEFFYDGLSFANFDIPGNTLNQDVVFSISNSVLSHDGTLGLVINGDPGWDLQLDVIGLLYDSPIAHSVPEPSTIALFVLGLLGAGAARRRA; this comes from the coding sequence ATGCTTAGACTTGCTGGGAGTCTATTTGCAGTACTTCTATCATTTAGTGCGCAGGCTGGTTTGATCGAAATTGATGGGTTTAATGTTGGCTCGGAGCAGATGATTGCTTTGAGTGGTACAGATACGTATGTAGTAGAAACCAATGCGGTGCGTACCTTAAGTGCCGAGCTTTTGGCTTTCTCTAACCCTGTACAAAGTAGTGTTGAAGTAAGCTTTGGCTTTTTAACGATTTCGAATGGCTCTGCCGAAGACTCAGAGGTACGAGTCTCTTGGGGATTTGATGCTGATTTATTGCCGGTAGGCTCCTCTCACTATGAATTTCTAATTAAGGTTATTGAGTCAGATGGAAATGCTACTGATCTAGAATTTTTCTATGATGGTTTGTCATTTGCTAACTTTGATATACCGGGAAACACTCTCAATCAAGATGTTGTTTTTAGCATTTCCAATTCAGTGCTTTCTCATGATGGCACACTTGGATTAGTCATTAATGGTGATCCAGGTTGGGATTTGCAGCTCGATGTGATTGGTTTATTGTATGATAGCCCTATTGCTCACAGTGTTCCTGAGCCTTCAACTATTGCTTTGTTTGTCTTAGGTTTATTAGGGGCCGGAGCTGCTCGTCGCCGAGCCTAG
- a CDS encoding FadR/GntR family transcriptional regulator codes for MKSIDFEPVSQKSLSRQIADQIRQAIIDGSLAADDRLPTEDELAARFSVSRPTIREALKRLAAQNLVRSKRGPTGGTFVNRPSVSDLSDSLAGATTLLMGLNAFSLEEITQTRLELETICCKLASQNRSKEDLEALLCELKTQENPNLSAEEFCASDVNFHRLIANATGNRMLAFVMHTVIEALQPVANMVAHRYREKAVIYNQHKRLFSALSDQDAELCIQILSEQVHYLNEQHNAAKSDKESC; via the coding sequence GTGAAATCTATAGATTTTGAACCCGTCAGCCAGAAAAGCCTGTCTCGTCAGATCGCGGATCAAATTCGCCAAGCTATTATCGACGGGTCTTTAGCTGCCGATGATCGCTTACCCACTGAGGATGAACTTGCAGCCCGCTTCAGCGTTTCACGCCCCACTATCCGCGAGGCACTTAAACGATTAGCCGCACAAAATCTTGTTCGCTCAAAACGTGGGCCCACTGGTGGCACTTTTGTAAATCGTCCCAGTGTTAGCGATTTAAGCGACTCTTTAGCTGGCGCTACTACTCTTTTGATGGGTTTAAACGCCTTTTCATTAGAAGAGATAACGCAAACCCGCCTTGAGCTTGAAACCATCTGCTGTAAACTTGCTTCCCAGAACCGCTCTAAAGAAGATCTAGAGGCATTGCTCTGCGAGCTAAAAACTCAAGAGAACCCTAACCTCTCTGCAGAAGAGTTTTGTGCATCAGATGTTAATTTTCATCGTTTAATCGCCAATGCAACCGGTAATCGCATGCTCGCCTTTGTCATGCATACCGTAATAGAGGCCTTACAACCTGTGGCTAATATGGTAGCTCACCGCTACCGTGAAAAGGCCGTCATCTATAACCAGCATAAGCGGTTATTTTCTGCGCTATCTGATCAAGACGCTGAGCTTTGCATCCAAATATTATCTGAGCAAGTTCATTACCTTAATGAACAGCACAATGCCGCCAAGTCAGATAAAGAATCGTGTTAA
- a CDS encoding YhcB family protein has protein sequence MEESNIWIIGVVALAIGGLIGFLMGRSGGSSDEQEKLEDAKKELENYKTQVAGHFEETADLVNKMTESYRGVYQHLATGAQALCDADTARSIESSMTPQLIAQKEVEVDKTETTESETTDDADAKTISAVEPPRDYAPKQPDEEGTLSESYGLKEAPDDIGKADAEPSTEENTRKA, from the coding sequence GTGGAAGAGAGTAATATTTGGATCATTGGTGTTGTAGCATTAGCAATTGGTGGATTGATTGGCTTCCTAATGGGCCGCTCTGGCGGTAGCTCAGACGAGCAAGAAAAACTGGAAGACGCTAAAAAAGAGCTCGAAAACTACAAAACTCAAGTAGCTGGTCATTTTGAAGAGACTGCCGACCTTGTTAATAAAATGACTGAATCTTACCGCGGTGTTTACCAACACTTAGCGACGGGAGCACAAGCGCTATGTGATGCGGATACAGCACGCTCTATTGAGTCTAGCATGACCCCACAACTGATCGCCCAGAAAGAAGTTGAAGTCGACAAGACTGAAACAACTGAGAGCGAGACTACCGATGATGCTGATGCTAAGACAATATCAGCCGTTGAGCCACCACGTGATTACGCTCCAAAGCAACCAGATGAAGAAGGCACTCTGTCTGAATCATATGGATTAAAAGAAGCACCTGATGACATCGGCAAAGCTGATGCTGAACCAAGCACAGAAGAAAACACCAGAAAAGCATAG